A single Anopheles arabiensis isolate DONGOLA chromosome X, AaraD3, whole genome shotgun sequence DNA region contains:
- the LOC120906250 gene encoding uncharacterized protein DDB_G0290587, whose product MAKLLLSFALAILTVGSIDSVESRAVNISNTWTLPQEGFSVFYRYFRDKISWFEADAVCQFHHANLVTVDNGVQFDATRAFLKELDVTSAVWIGLMRPENSARFTWTSSKALDPSSGYWAEAIPAMEQPLCAVVDPVRDFRWHALRCGGPETAAFLCELPVPTWAVDCTVTSIPSLTVQYMSDSGTVQLSRDCGESGTKHISCQGKQDRDSIIEQLQCSDEEDLASVLATENNNQLPGVESAATASSTRRPQQQPILEHDILTVVSSNDEESNNKIEVNPNQIEDTVKNVINKFNLQDLMRSEQAAALHSEEVDGRGAESAHKSGYAKKYSPLYEKKNHYAKKNVNGAERNESADEEEEDEDEPMLGDQPLPDETETQPIDIIQQAVKPTSDGDYADSAVVSGGVKIGNEEPAGDVGVTTPETGTTPDSRLRRGTDSDREEDTTTKTTEPVSSSSTASGVTEVTTTTSTTAPTAVPSLSPTVTSTPAALLTTRTTAASHILPTTPKKEVITGDHFIPPMLLVKARFISARPQTEAPPTTVLPTASSTSLPVDLDVSDPTVTGLATSELSLTEDETKLEPSPSSASIATESAAETTHIASTDAHHVVQVVFEPSESERSQTAGSLTITTRPFSAVDTTPAPLAADPSPPQSAALVATIQLTQYSDSITTTAVPELDTIVHSSAAPNMSLTSSMEDLDITTVAPETVEANVSSKTNPSVSPPATVALSTMVSTPEQEIFSSSSDPNTTPGVEDSSSHDVTTAMPSTSPKLEPSERPAGEASGVKQQMDGADVHHSDRTHEEHEEDEDEHEEHSELHNSFSNVENYQPYKPNRHRALTKPEVHNNHGAYIKKILG is encoded by the exons TGGACAATGGTGTACAATTCGATGCGACGCGGGCCTTCCTGAAGGAGCTGGATGTCACCAGCGCAGTATGGATCGGACTGATGCGTCCCGAAAACTCGGCCCGCTTTACCTGGAC GAGCTCCAAGGCACTGGATCCATCGAGCGGATATTGGGCGGAGGCAATTCCAGCCATGGAGCAGCCCCTGTGCGCGGTAGTGGACCCAGTGCGTGACTTCCGCTGGCATGCACTCCGTTGCGGTGGTCCGGAAACGGCTGCTTTCCTGTGTGAACTACCGG TTCCAACGTGGGCGGTGGACTGTACCGTCACGTCAATTCCATCACTGACTGTGCAGTATATGTCGGACAGTGGTACCGTGCAGCTGTCACGGGACTGTGGCGAATCAGGCACGAAACATATCTCCTGCCAGGGGAAACAGGACCGGGACAGCATTATCGAGCAATTGCAGTGTAGCGATGAGGAGGACCTGGCGTCGGTGCTCGCGACCGAGAACAACAACCAGCTGCCGGGTGTCGAAAGTGCGGCCACGGCTAGCTCAACGCGCCGCCCGCAACAGCAGCCTATACTGGAGCATGATATACTGACGGTAGTGTCGAGCAACGACgaggaaagcaacaacaagatCGAGGTCAACCCGAACCAAATCGAGGACACGGTGAAGAACGTGATCAACAAGTTTAACCTGCAGGACCTGATGCGCAGCGAGCAGGCGGCCGCCTTGCACAGCGAAGAGGTGGACGGTCGCGGTGCTGAGAGTGCGCATAAGTCAGGCTACGCCAAGAAATACTCACCCTTATATGAGAAGAAGAACCATTACGCGAAGAAGAACGTCAACGGAGCGGAACGGAACGAGAGCGccgatgaggaggaggaggatgaagaCGAACCAATGCTTGGAGATCAACCGCTGCCGGACGAGACGGAGACGCAACCGATCGACATCATCCAGCAAGCGGTGAAACCGACTTCGGACGGAGACTATGCTGACTCGGCAGTGGTGAGCGGCGGAGTAAAAATAGGAAATGAGGAGCCGGCGGGAGACGTTGGTGTGACGACCCCGGAAACAGGCACCACGCCCGATTCACGCTTGCGACGTGGGACCGATTCGGACCGGGAGGAAGATACGACGACCAAGACGACGGAACCAGTTTCAAGCAGCAGTACTGCATCTGGCGTCACCGAAGTAACGACAACGACGTCGACTACTGCTCCAACTGCAGTGCCTTCTCTGTCACCGACAGTTACTAGCACACCAGCGGCACTGCTAACTACCCGCACTACGGCCGCCAGTCACATCCTGCCAACGACACCGAAGAAGGAAGTCATTACTGGGGACCACTTCATTCCTCCAATGCTGCTCGTCAAGGCCCGGTTCATCTCTGCTCGGCCACAAACCGAGGCACCCCCGACGACGGTACTGCCAACCGCATCCTCCACCAGCCTGCCAGTGGATCTGGATGTATCTGACCCAACAGTAACCGGGCTTGCCACGTCGGAATTGTCGCTCACGGAGGATGAAACGAAGCTGGAACCATCCCCATCGTCGGCTTCAATTGCAACTGAAAGCGCTGCAGAGACAACGCACATTGCTTCTACAGACGCGCATCACGTTGTTCAGGTTGTATTTGAACCGAGTGAATCGGAACGTTCCCAAACGGCCGGATCGCTCACCATAACTACTCGGCCGTTCTCAGCGGTGGACACGACACCTGCACCTCTTGCGGCGGATCCTTCTCCACCTCAGTCCGCTGCGCTAGTGGCCACCATACAGTTAACGCAGTATTCGGACTCCATCACCACTACGGCCGTTCCAGAGCTGGATACAATTGTGCACTCTTCAGCAGCTCCGAATATGTCGTTAACTTCGAGTATGGAAGATCTAGACATCACAACCGTTGCGCCAGAAACAGTGGAAGCAAATGTGAGCAGTAAAACCAATCCATCTGTATCGCCTCCAGCAACCGTCGCTCTATCTACGATGGTATCCACGCCCGAGCAGGAAATTTTCTCAAGCTCGAGCGATCCAAATACAACACCGGGAGTGGAAGACAGCTCATCGCACGATGTGACAACGGCGATGCCATCCACTAGTCCGAAGCTTGAACCTTCAGAACGGCCAGCTGGAGAGGCTTCGGGAGTGAAGCAGCAGATGGATGGGGCAGATGTCCACCACAGCGACCGTACGCACGAGGAGCATGAAGAGGATGAAGACGAGCACGAGGAGCACTCGGAGCTGCATAATAGCTTCTCCAACGTGGAAAATTATCAGCCCTACAAACCGAATCGTCACCGTGCGCTAACCAAGCCTGAGGTGCACAACAACCATGGGGCGTACATTAAGAAAATTCTTGGCTAA